Proteins from a genomic interval of Ferrovibrio terrae:
- a CDS encoding response regulator, whose product MHILVIEDHDPMAKIIETILVAADHSVTRAANGRSGMELFAKQRFDLVITDILMPDQEGIETIRALVKEQPGVKIIAVSGSGRDGGMDYLRMAEAFGAMATLQKPFQPEDLLQLVRQTRTAEAAQYQ is encoded by the coding sequence ATGCATATCTTGGTAATCGAAGACCACGATCCGATGGCCAAGATCATCGAGACGATCCTCGTGGCGGCTGATCACAGCGTGACACGCGCCGCCAACGGGCGTAGCGGCATGGAGCTGTTTGCGAAACAGCGGTTCGATCTCGTCATCACCGACATCCTGATGCCGGATCAGGAAGGCATCGAGACGATCCGCGCCCTCGTAAAAGAGCAGCCGGGCGTGAAAATCATCGCCGTGTCCGGCAGCGGCCGCGACGGCGGCATGGACTATCTGCGCATGGCCGAGGCTTTCGGCGCCATGGCCACGCTGCAGAAGCCGTTCCAGCCTGAAGATCTGCTGCAGCTGGTGCGGCAGACGCGAACGGCCGAGGCCGCCCAGTACCAGTGA
- a CDS encoding porin family protein, protein MPRHIFFVSIAALLSLGLAGAASAQDASSTMSQSRSGWYGTLSGNWLVPRDYDGEGQEWKTYNGYGVYGALGHRLNESWRAEAEIGYGTVENDRISVGNSSTKVDGDIHTYSATGALYYDTPTLFSLQPYLGAGAGVVRQRNERNAVTVGGRSFPEGSTPTDLTAFAEAGLSFDLGNALELVPSYRYQWIDDGRDGFDDSGIHVARLGLRYWFN, encoded by the coding sequence GTGCCCCGTCATATCTTTTTCGTATCCATCGCCGCCCTGCTCTCACTTGGTCTTGCCGGCGCCGCATCGGCGCAGGACGCGTCGTCCACCATGTCGCAGTCGCGGAGCGGCTGGTACGGCACACTGTCGGGCAACTGGCTGGTGCCGCGCGACTACGACGGCGAAGGCCAGGAGTGGAAAACCTATAACGGCTATGGCGTCTATGGCGCGCTCGGCCATCGGCTGAATGAGAGCTGGCGCGCGGAAGCCGAAATCGGCTATGGCACCGTCGAGAACGACCGCATCTCGGTCGGCAATTCCAGCACCAAGGTCGATGGCGATATCCATACCTACTCGGCGACGGGTGCGCTCTACTACGACACGCCCACGCTCTTCTCGCTGCAGCCCTATCTGGGCGCCGGCGCCGGCGTGGTGCGTCAGCGCAATGAGCGCAATGCCGTCACCGTCGGCGGCCGCAGCTTTCCTGAAGGCAGCACGCCCACCGACCTGACGGCCTTTGCCGAGGCCGGTCTGAGCTTTGATCTGGGCAATGCACTGGAGCTGGTGCCGTCCTATCGCTATCAGTGGATCGATGACGGCCGGGATGGCTTCGACGACAGCGGGATTCACGTTGCCCGCCTCGGCCTGCGCTACTGGTTCAACTGA
- a CDS encoding DUF2798 domain-containing protein: MISARFAPVIFGFVLSALMSFIVSGIATLRTAGPGIVLTDGFINLWLGAWLPSWMVAFPVVLVVAPLARKAVSRMVRQ, from the coding sequence ATGATCTCCGCGCGTTTCGCTCCCGTCATTTTCGGTTTCGTACTGTCCGCCCTGATGTCTTTTATCGTCTCCGGTATCGCCACCCTGCGCACGGCAGGCCCGGGCATCGTACTGACCGATGGCTTCATCAACCTTTGGCTCGGCGCATGGCTGCCGTCCTGGATGGTGGCCTTCCCGGTCGTACTGGTGGTGGCGCCGCTGGCGCGCAAGGCAGTGTCACGCATGGTGAGACAGTGA
- a CDS encoding DUF2938 domain-containing protein, with protein sequence MAETALRILLVGIGATLVMDLWGWLLRRVYGVSGLDYRMVGRWVGHMAHGQFRHDGIGRAAPVPAEALIGWGAHYAIGVVFAAVLVAAVGQGWLQAPMPMPALVFGLVSVALPYLVMQPAFGSGVAGARTPDPLATRLRSLITHLVFGCGLYLAACLLAAA encoded by the coding sequence ATGGCAGAGACGGCACTACGTATTCTTCTGGTCGGCATCGGCGCGACGCTGGTGATGGACCTCTGGGGCTGGTTGCTGCGGCGCGTCTATGGCGTCAGCGGTCTGGACTACCGCATGGTCGGGCGCTGGGTCGGCCACATGGCGCACGGGCAATTCCGCCATGACGGTATCGGACGGGCCGCGCCGGTGCCGGCCGAGGCCCTGATCGGCTGGGGCGCGCATTACGCGATCGGCGTTGTTTTTGCCGCTGTGCTGGTCGCTGCCGTAGGGCAGGGCTGGCTGCAGGCGCCCATGCCGATGCCGGCCCTGGTTTTCGGCCTGGTCAGCGTAGCTTTGCCGTACCTGGTGATGCAGCCGGCCTTCGGCTCAGGTGTCGCCGGTGCGCGGACGCCCGATCCGCTGGCGACTCGGTTGCGCAGCCTGATCACGCATCTGGTGTTTGGTTGCGGACTTTATCTCGCGGCCTGTCTGCTCGCAGCGGCCTGA
- a CDS encoding PaaI family thioesterase — translation MKMTQAELTAFLDSEFPQMRPLKLRIEQWDGATLRLAMPITEQNLRPGGTVSGPAMMTLADCAAYMLLLGLIGPVALAVTTNLNINFLRKPGLGDLSAAATMLKLGKTLAIIELSLYSAGVDEPVAHSVLTYAIPPARRT, via the coding sequence ATGAAAATGACCCAGGCTGAACTGACGGCCTTTCTCGACAGCGAATTCCCGCAGATGCGGCCGCTCAAACTCCGAATCGAACAGTGGGACGGCGCCACGCTGCGCCTTGCCATGCCGATCACCGAGCAGAATCTGCGTCCGGGCGGCACGGTCTCCGGCCCCGCCATGATGACGCTGGCCGATTGCGCCGCCTATATGCTGCTGCTCGGCCTTATTGGCCCGGTGGCGCTGGCGGTCACCACCAATCTCAACATCAACTTCCTGCGCAAGCCCGGCCTGGGCGACCTCAGTGCCGCGGCCACCATGCTCAAACTGGGCAAGACGCTCGCCATCATCGAACTCAGCCTGTATTCGGCAGGGGTGGATGAGCCCGTGGCGCATTCGGTGCTGACTTACGCCATTCCACCTGCACGTCGCACCTGA
- a CDS encoding helix-turn-helix domain-containing protein, protein MKLLDIAEVAAQAGVPASALRFYEEKGLIASVGRRGLRRLFTADVLERLSLIALGRLAGFSLEEIAAMFSPDGRLRIRREKLADKADDLDRTIRRLAAMRDGLRHAAVCKAPSHLECPTFRRLVKAAGRRRTQPVSKAVSKRVA, encoded by the coding sequence ATGAAATTGCTCGATATTGCCGAAGTCGCGGCACAGGCCGGGGTGCCGGCCTCGGCGCTGCGTTTCTATGAGGAAAAAGGCCTGATCGCCTCGGTGGGCCGGCGCGGCTTACGCCGTCTGTTCACCGCCGATGTGCTGGAGCGGCTGTCGCTGATCGCGCTGGGCCGGCTGGCCGGTTTCAGTCTGGAAGAAATTGCCGCGATGTTCTCGCCCGATGGCCGGCTGCGGATCCGGCGCGAGAAACTGGCCGACAAGGCCGACGACCTCGACCGCACCATCCGCCGGCTGGCGGCGATGCGCGACGGTCTGCGCCATGCCGCGGTGTGCAAGGCGCCCAGCCATCTGGAATGTCCGACCTTCCGCCGGTTGGTGAAGGCGGCCGGACGGCGCAGGACGCAGCCGGTGTCAAAAGCGGTGTCGAAGCGCGTCGCCTAG
- a CDS encoding PAS domain S-box protein, whose product MRYEYKLPVLIGAIALLVGLAVVGSIWPTTERGLSTAAIDKLNSAAESRRAAVIREIIDIREEVAVAARRQDIQDAMRRLSNAFKRMTPEQVEDLRRAYGSESRFPVGARQAVDDADDGSLYSTIHREVHNNIRRLAQIKGIRDVKLINDAGDIVYTTRKDDDFGTNVLNGPYANTELAKLYTRALAHVPLGDTAFADFSRYAPAGGEGLAFVASKLNVDLQHAIGALVLSFSSERISQIVLDPTGLGETGEVLLVGPDYLMRSDSRFSSNAFLMARMDGEPVRGALAGKEAQQTATDVRGQPVLALYKPVNLDGVTWALITQAGTRELFAALEEGHRTAITSALAAVLIVSLIGFFFARTLTRPIRKLSEVMTGLSSGNLAIGVPYVERSDEIGAMAQAVREFKAAYERNDNLARSVAQKEQRLAELLNRTPLGVLVATPGLQVRFINERALGILGLAHSVSDPDHLEQVTAAIDWAQVGEYFKRAFTAGGHGPKDIKYFRLASNQSRILTAAASRIKFGDEDCLISFVEDVTERRDAERQLEKERNLSAALFEGAPDATVIVDAEGNIVHFNHMAESLFGYRRTDVIGRPVEMLMPERFRGGHVQIRDEFLNHATARSMGTGRPLAARRSDGTEFPIDVSLSPIAGEKLVSAAVRDITQRREAEQALLQAKETAEEATRAKSSFLAMMSHEIRTPMNGVMSMVEMLDSTDLDSDQRDISRVIRSSAEALLTIINDILDFSKIEAGKFDLEAVPFDLAAVSENAAEVMALNAHDKAVRLLVEVDPNIPVKLLGDPNRLRQVLINLLGNAVKFTEKGHVLLKARRLASRARGSVETIRFDVSDTGIGLSDDQVRRLFQAFQQADASTSRKFGGTGLGLTISKRIVELMGGEIGVHSIFGEGSTFWFEVPFQVVDPVLDAPPADISDLGVVMVGFDDTGGAIVQRYLTAAKITQVETAGHHDFEEALTAMARRVPVAVAFLLLRDSFLAVEAMERIRQLGLSNLKVLVATQRAMLSTMGRVKEDGASAVLPLPLPRQLFWRGLAYASGRVPDMGEHDIRSSVEAGWLPPSVAEARANRALILVAEDNKTNQHIIRRILTRMGYAHEIAENGEEALKMYEQGGYGLILSDYHMPVMDGFAMTTAIREVEEGSGTRLPIIALTADAMAATEQHCIAAGMDGFLTKPISTALLRSTIEKWMPQGTALRRHDGNGEVASATPVPTAPVNESSVFDLARIADIFGGYTMDAAELVQGFAGDLPDRITAIDAALRAGNAAEARDLVHALKGAGRSIGAVQLGECAAEMQSDLDAGNVPAAAARIAELQKQADSFSAAISALKPAA is encoded by the coding sequence ATGCGCTATGAATACAAGCTTCCGGTTCTGATCGGCGCGATTGCGCTGCTGGTTGGCCTGGCCGTGGTGGGATCGATCTGGCCAACCACGGAGCGCGGCCTGAGCACCGCTGCCATCGACAAGCTGAATTCGGCGGCAGAGAGCCGGCGGGCTGCCGTCATCCGGGAGATCATCGATATCCGGGAAGAAGTCGCCGTCGCCGCCCGGCGGCAGGATATCCAGGACGCCATGCGGCGCCTGTCAAACGCCTTCAAGCGCATGACACCGGAGCAGGTGGAAGACCTGCGCCGTGCCTATGGCAGTGAGTCACGCTTTCCGGTGGGTGCCCGTCAGGCCGTGGACGATGCCGATGACGGCTCGCTGTATTCCACTATCCATCGCGAGGTGCATAACAACATCCGGCGTCTGGCTCAGATCAAGGGCATCCGGGATGTGAAGCTGATCAACGATGCCGGAGACATCGTCTATACCACGCGCAAGGACGACGATTTCGGCACAAATGTTTTGAACGGTCCCTACGCCAATACGGAGCTTGCCAAACTCTATACACGGGCGCTCGCTCATGTGCCGCTCGGCGATACCGCCTTCGCAGACTTTTCCAGATATGCCCCTGCCGGCGGCGAGGGCCTCGCCTTCGTCGCCTCAAAACTGAATGTGGATCTGCAGCACGCCATCGGCGCGCTCGTGCTTTCGTTCTCCAGCGAGCGCATCAGCCAGATTGTGCTCGATCCGACCGGCCTTGGCGAAACCGGCGAAGTATTGCTGGTCGGGCCGGACTATCTGATGCGGTCCGACAGCCGGTTCAGTTCCAACGCATTCCTGATGGCAAGGATGGACGGAGAGCCGGTGCGTGGCGCACTGGCCGGCAAGGAAGCACAACAGACGGCCACGGATGTCCGTGGCCAGCCGGTGCTAGCGCTGTACAAGCCGGTGAATCTGGATGGTGTCACCTGGGCGCTCATCACGCAGGCCGGCACGCGGGAACTCTTCGCGGCACTGGAAGAAGGCCATCGCACGGCGATCACCAGTGCGTTGGCGGCGGTGCTGATCGTGAGCCTGATCGGTTTCTTCTTCGCGCGCACGCTGACGCGGCCGATCCGCAAGCTTTCGGAAGTTATGACCGGCCTGTCGTCGGGCAATCTCGCGATCGGCGTGCCGTATGTGGAACGCAGTGACGAGATCGGCGCCATGGCGCAGGCCGTGCGCGAGTTCAAGGCGGCCTATGAGCGTAACGACAATCTCGCCCGTAGCGTGGCGCAGAAGGAGCAGCGGCTGGCTGAGCTGCTGAACCGTACGCCTCTGGGCGTGCTCGTCGCGACGCCGGGGCTGCAGGTGCGCTTTATCAATGAACGAGCACTCGGCATTCTGGGGTTGGCGCATTCCGTTTCCGATCCGGATCATCTGGAGCAGGTGACCGCTGCCATCGACTGGGCGCAGGTCGGTGAATACTTCAAACGTGCATTCACTGCGGGTGGCCACGGACCAAAGGATATCAAGTATTTTCGTTTAGCTTCGAACCAGTCGCGCATACTCACCGCTGCTGCCAGCCGCATCAAATTCGGCGATGAAGACTGCCTGATCAGCTTCGTCGAGGATGTGACCGAGAGGCGCGACGCTGAGCGCCAGCTTGAAAAGGAACGCAACCTTTCCGCTGCGCTGTTCGAGGGGGCGCCGGATGCGACAGTGATTGTAGACGCCGAAGGCAACATCGTTCATTTCAATCACATGGCGGAAAGCCTGTTCGGGTATCGGCGAACCGATGTGATCGGCAGGCCTGTCGAGATGCTGATGCCGGAACGCTTTCGCGGCGGGCATGTGCAGATTCGGGATGAATTCCTCAATCACGCGACGGCAAGGTCAATGGGCACGGGTCGTCCGCTCGCGGCGCGGCGCAGCGATGGTACGGAATTCCCCATCGATGTCAGTCTCAGCCCGATTGCCGGCGAGAAGCTGGTCTCAGCGGCAGTGCGCGACATCACCCAGCGCAGGGAAGCCGAGCAGGCCCTGCTGCAAGCCAAGGAAACGGCGGAAGAGGCGACGCGGGCGAAATCCTCCTTCCTTGCGATGATGAGCCATGAAATCCGCACGCCGATGAACGGCGTGATGAGCATGGTGGAAATGCTCGACTCTACCGATCTCGACAGCGATCAGCGCGACATCTCGCGCGTGATCCGTTCGTCGGCGGAAGCGCTGCTGACCATCATCAATGATATTCTCGATTTCTCGAAGATCGAGGCTGGCAAGTTCGATCTGGAAGCCGTGCCGTTCGATCTGGCCGCTGTTTCTGAAAATGCCGCCGAGGTGATGGCACTAAACGCGCATGACAAGGCGGTGCGACTGCTGGTCGAGGTCGATCCGAATATTCCGGTCAAGTTGCTGGGCGATCCCAACCGCCTGCGCCAAGTGTTGATCAATCTGCTGGGCAATGCGGTCAAGTTCACTGAGAAGGGCCATGTCCTGCTCAAGGCGCGGCGGCTGGCGTCGCGCGCGCGTGGTAGCGTCGAAACGATCCGCTTCGATGTCAGCGATACCGGTATTGGCCTGTCCGATGACCAGGTGCGGCGGCTGTTCCAGGCCTTCCAGCAGGCCGATGCATCGACGTCACGCAAATTCGGCGGCACCGGGCTGGGTCTCACCATCTCGAAACGCATCGTCGAACTGATGGGGGGCGAGATCGGCGTCCATTCGATCTTCGGCGAAGGCTCCACCTTCTGGTTCGAAGTGCCGTTCCAGGTGGTCGATCCGGTGCTGGATGCGCCGCCGGCGGATATATCCGATCTTGGCGTCGTGATGGTCGGTTTCGATGACACCGGTGGCGCCATCGTGCAGCGCTATCTGACGGCGGCGAAGATCACGCAGGTCGAGACTGCCGGGCACCACGATTTCGAGGAGGCCCTGACAGCCATGGCGCGGCGTGTGCCAGTCGCGGTTGCTTTCCTGCTGCTGCGCGACTCTTTCCTGGCGGTTGAGGCGATGGAACGCATTCGTCAGCTTGGCCTGTCCAACCTGAAAGTGCTGGTGGCCACGCAGCGTGCGATGCTCTCCACCATGGGTCGCGTCAAGGAAGACGGCGCCAGCGCGGTATTGCCGTTGCCGCTGCCGCGACAGCTATTCTGGCGCGGCCTTGCCTACGCGTCTGGTCGCGTCCCCGATATGGGCGAACATGATATCCGTTCGTCGGTAGAAGCCGGGTGGCTGCCGCCGTCGGTGGCCGAAGCGCGCGCCAATCGGGCGCTGATCCTGGTGGCGGAAGATAACAAGACCAACCAGCACATCATCCGCCGCATTCTCACGCGCATGGGCTACGCACATGAAATCGCCGAGAATGGCGAAGAAGCGCTGAAGATGTACGAACAGGGCGGCTATGGCCTGATCCTGTCCGACTACCATATGCCGGTGATGGACGGTTTCGCCATGACGACGGCCATCCGCGAAGTCGAGGAGGGAAGCGGGACGCGGCTGCCGATCATCGCCCTGACCGCCGATGCCATGGCGGCAACCGAACAGCATTGCATCGCCGCCGGCATGGACGGTTTCCTGACCAAGCCGATCAGCACTGCCTTGCTGCGGTCGACGATCGAGAAATGGATGCCGCAAGGCACAGCGTTGCGGCGCCACGATGGCAATGGTGAGGTGGCGAGCGCTACACCCGTACCGACGGCGCCCGTCAACGAGTCGTCGGTTTTCGACCTTGCCCGGATCGCCGATATCTTCGGCGGCTACACGATGGATGCCGCCGAACTGGTTCAGGGCTTCGCGGGTGATTTGCCAGACCGCATTACCGCCATCGACGCCGCACTCAGGGCGGGCAACGCCGCCGAAGCGCGCGATCTGGTGCATGCGCTGAAAGGTGCCGGCCGCAGTATTGGGGCAGTGCAACTGGGCGAGTGCGCCGCCGAGATGCAAAGCGATCTCGATGCCGGGAATGTCCCAGCGGCTGCTGCGCGTATCGCCGAACTACAGAAGCAGGCCGACAGTTTCTCGGCTGCCATCTCCGCCCTTAAGCCCGCCGCATAG